Within Amycolatopsis sp. cg5, the genomic segment GAAGTCCTGCAAGACCAGGTGCTCGTGACATCCGGCGGCACGAGCAGCCAGGCCTACGGCTGGCTGGAAGCCGAAGCTTGGCAGCATGGCGGCCGTCCGGTCCATGAGCTGTTCGTCAACGCCTGTTTCAGCGACTGTGCGCCGTCCATTAGCCCGGCGGAGAACGTGCTGGTGACGCTTCTCCATGAGGCCGTTCACGCGTATGCCGCGACGAGCGGCATCAAGGACACGTCGAGGCAAGGCCGGTATCACAACCGGCGGTTCGCCGAGTTAGCCCTGGTCATTGGCCTGCACGTCGAACGCGACGCCCGAGTTGGGCATCACACGCCCCGGCTAGCGAACCGCGGCCGCGCAGACTACGGCGATCTCGTCGCCGAGCTGGGCCATGGCTTGGTACTCGAGCGGACGCCGCATCTCGACCGCCGCGAGCAAACGAACAGCCAGGTAAATGACTCGGTGAGCTCCGCTCAAGTCGACGCGGCCAGGCCGGCGGCGCCCGGCAAGTACGTCTTCGCCTCATGCCAGTGCCAGTCCGGCCGGACGCGCGTAACCATCAGGGTCGCGCGCGGCGGCTGGCGGCCGGGCGTCACCTGGTGCCGGGCCTGCGACCGGCCGTTTGTTCCGAGTCTCTGACTGTCAGCCGTCAATGCGGTCCGGCGTGACCCGCGCGAGCAGTCCAGCCGCGTGGCCGAGCGGGAAGCGCTCAGACCAACCGGCATCCACCCATGACGAAAAGGAGGTACCACTATGCCCAGACGAACGAGAAAACAGCTGGTCGGAAAGACCTTAGAGAACACCGAGACGTGGTGGCGCGAGAAGGAGTGCCGGATCTGGGCTCGTGAGCTGCGCATCTCGCGCCAGCGAGCCGCCGCACCGTTCGCCGTTCACCTGCGATGTGGCACTACCAAGCTTGTCAGGACTGACAGCGCGAACTAGCGCGTTCATTTCTTTATAATATTTCGCTGGCGCGTGCGAGCGACGGGCGACTACCGTTCGTTCACTGCCCTTGTGGATAAGTCATTTGCGCTCTCGATAAGAGCTCCGCGATAATAAGCGGGCCCTGAGCACGCCGCCAGATAGAGAACACTCGCGAGAGGGGTGTCGAAAAACTTCTCGCGAACCGTCTCCGCTGGCGACGCGGGTGCTCAGGTTCTATTACACATCAGCAAGCCTCGGAAACGAGGGAAGCCAGTGTGCATTTATTTTCACGCCAGCTGCGCTAGCCTGTCAAGACAAGCGCAGGCGTATTAGGTGCGCCCTGCTAACCCTCGTTTCGGGCCTCATCCCGAGAGGAGGGTTTCCATGTCCGAGCCAGTTTCAGAACGTCCCGTAATCGTCACCGCGCAGGAACGAGCGCATCCAGCTATCCGAAAATTGGCGCAAGCCTGTCTGGCTCTCGCCCGACAGGCCACAACGTTGCCGGGAGCCACTCCGGATTCGGATGCCGCTCGGGACCAGCGGCCCGGCCAGGGGGAGCCTTGCCATGATTGAGCTCACCTGGCACGAAGCCTTTCCGCCCCGTGACGGCGCTATATCCGACATCACGGGTCTGGTGCGGGTGTTGGCCGGACGGCCGCACTACGGCTTGAGGCGTTTACAGCCCATGGTCGTATTTGAAGTCTGGATTCACGCCGACCGTGTGCGCTGGCTGGTTGGCATCGAGCCGCGGATCGCCCGCACGTTGCCGGGCGACCTGACGGCTCAACTGCCTGGCCTGGTGCTCGTGCCAACGGCCACGCCCGAGCGGCCGACGCCCATCACAGCCCGAGAAATCCGCCTGACCAGCATGATTCATCCGCTCAGGCTCGACACGGCCGCAGGCGTCACGGTCGGGCTGGTGCGAATCCGCGAGACTATGCGGGCGGGTGAAGCGCTCGTGGTGTCCTGGGTGGTTGGGCCGAGCCACACTTCAACTCGGGTGCCGGTTCCGGAAACGACGCTTGACTGGCTGGGCTTCACCGCGCCACGCGAGCCGAACGGTGACGAGCAGCGCGGCTGGAAAGCCCGTCTTGCCGAACCGCTCTACGCCGTACGCGGCCGACTCGGCAGCGTTGCTCGTGATCCACGCCGAGCCGCCGAACTGCTGCGGCCAGCCGTTTCGGCGCTCAGCCTGGCCAGCGGCTCGCACGCCCGGGTCTACGCCTCGCCGCAATCAAGCCGGACGGCCGAGCAGCTCATCAGCGTCATGGGTCGCGTCCGCTCGTGGTCGGAGATCATGAACGCCAGCGAAGTAGCCACCCTCATGGGCTGGTGCCTGACTGGACTTGAGGTACCGGGCGGCGCTGGGGCGTTCGCCGCACCGCCAGCCAGCTTGACGAGACTCATTCAATCCGGTTTACCGCAGGGCGCCGCCAGGCCGTTGGGTATGACCAGTCATCCGGCGGCCAAGGGCGCGGCAGTGTGGTTGCCGCGCAGGAGCTACAGCACCCACGCGCACCTCATCGCTCCGTCCGGAGCCGGAAAATCGACGCTCTTGGCTCACTGGGTAACGCACGAGGCCGAGGCCGGCGGCAGTCTGGTCGTTATTGAGCCCAAAGGCGACCTCGTCGAAGACATCCTGGCACGACTACCTCGGCACCGGCACGAGGACGTCGTGGTCATCGATCCGGGAGCGGCCGGTCCTGTTATCGGCTTCAACCCTCTGGCCGGGCCGCGGGCGGATGCCGAG encodes:
- a CDS encoding type IV secretory system conjugative DNA transfer family protein, whose translation is MIELTWHEAFPPRDGAISDITGLVRVLAGRPHYGLRRLQPMVVFEVWIHADRVRWLVGIEPRIARTLPGDLTAQLPGLVLVPTATPERPTPITAREIRLTSMIHPLRLDTAAGVTVGLVRIRETMRAGEALVVSWVVGPSHTSTRVPVPETTLDWLGFTAPREPNGDEQRGWKARLAEPLYAVRGRLGSVARDPRRAAELLRPAVSALSLASGSHARVYASPQSSRTAEQLISVMGRVRSWSEIMNASEVATLMGWCLTGLEVPGGAGAFAAPPASLTRLIQSGLPQGAARPLGMTSHPAAKGAAVWLPRRSYSTHAHLIAPSGAGKSTLLAHWVTHEAEAGGSLVVIEPKGDLVEDILARLPRHRHEDVVVIDPGAAGPVIGFNPLAGPRADAERRADSILSLLREIFGAAMGPRSADVLTHGLVLASRLEDGALTDVLPILTSSHFRRSVAAKVSDPLTIAPWLAWFNNLSEAERSQVVAPVANKLRPWTARPAIRRLLGTPHPTFDLASMFTRPTILLVNLNAGAAGPETARLIGGLILSQLWLEIQRQTTKSAAARRPVSVVVVGRCRWW